The following coding sequences are from one Flexibacter flexilis DSM 6793 window:
- a CDS encoding gluzincin family metallopeptidase → MKRILSIILSLGISILSYSQEIAPTIKGKVKISINEGTFDCDLTISNIPKIKDYLIRLNSGMNLLHIKSKKPNEFILVFNKSDKDSTSTGESSAYYFADNTGKGKFLPHELQFRYVGKFPIANDTIENYSRQDWKGNIAFNGFSVRTDGSQSAWYPYIYDAEKDISYEKMYYDIDFECVDCATIYINGNKPVKSPKTILKSEQPYELTLFCGKYDYVDNGDLILLNPKFSKQDIQDFSNTISQFKQFYENKIKVKFTEPPIFVNTTPTSKNNGWLFVSYPTIMGIGWGNDGLGALFEKENQKWYKQFIAHELGHYYFGTYKVSNSELGDMISEGFAEYLSLKLTEEILGKELYNKKLEEKFKNLQDFKTLPISKIKSIKVIEDRQTFVYDYAPIVFIAIEKEIGNKKMWAWINKILNTNTNFTNYDFLVSTLRNTLNNEKKIQQIIAEYFDNDNSTENAIKKSKNK, encoded by the coding sequence ATGAAACGAATATTATCCATTATATTGAGCTTAGGCATTTCAATCCTTTCGTATTCCCAAGAAATTGCTCCAACTATAAAAGGGAAAGTGAAAATTTCTATAAATGAAGGGACTTTTGATTGTGATTTAACTATTAGTAATATTCCTAAAATTAAAGACTATTTAATTCGATTAAATTCAGGAATGAATTTACTGCATATTAAAAGTAAAAAGCCGAACGAATTTATTTTAGTATTCAATAAATCAGACAAAGATTCAACTTCAACGGGAGAAAGTTCTGCCTATTATTTCGCAGACAATACTGGAAAAGGAAAGTTTTTACCACATGAATTACAATTTAGATATGTTGGCAAATTTCCAATTGCAAATGACACTATTGAAAATTATTCAAGACAAGATTGGAAAGGAAATATTGCATTTAATGGATTTTCTGTAAGAACAGATGGCTCACAAAGTGCATGGTATCCATATATTTACGATGCAGAAAAAGACATTTCGTATGAAAAAATGTATTATGATATTGACTTTGAATGCGTTGATTGCGCTACCATTTATATCAATGGAAATAAACCTGTAAAAAGCCCAAAAACTATATTAAAGAGTGAACAACCTTATGAACTAACATTATTTTGTGGTAAATATGATTATGTAGATAACGGTGATTTAATTCTGTTAAACCCTAAATTTTCAAAACAAGACATTCAAGATTTTTCAAACACAATATCTCAGTTTAAGCAGTTTTACGAAAATAAAATAAAAGTAAAATTCACAGAACCGCCAATTTTTGTAAATACAACACCAACTTCCAAAAATAATGGTTGGTTATTTGTTTCATATCCAACAATTATGGGAATTGGTTGGGGAAATGATGGTTTAGGAGCACTTTTTGAAAAAGAAAATCAAAAATGGTATAAACAATTTATCGCGCACGAACTTGGACACTACTATTTTGGTACTTACAAAGTTTCAAATTCAGAACTTGGCGATATGATTTCGGAAGGATTTGCCGAATATTTATCCCTAAAACTGACTGAAGAAATTTTAGGTAAAGAATTATATAACAAAAAATTAGAAGAAAAATTTAAAAATTTACAAGACTTCAAAACCTTACCCATTTCCAAAATAAAATCAATAAAAGTCATTGAAGATAGACAGACTTTTGTTTATGATTATGCTCCAATAGTTTTTATTGCAATTGAAAAAGAAATTGGAAATAAAAAAATGTGGGCTTGGATTAATAAAATCCTTAATACAAATACTAATTTTACAAACTATGATTTTTTAGTTTCGACATTGAGAAACACTTTAAATAATGAAAAGAAAATTCAGCAAATTATAGCCGAATATTTCGACAATGACAATTCTACTGAAAATGCTATAAAAAAATCAAAAAACAAATAA
- a CDS encoding alpha/beta fold hydrolase: MDIPQQEGEPLLLSYKETGKGLPVVLLHGFCETKEIWKNFVPVLSKNYRVITVDLAGFGKNPPLTHALTIGDMAEDVYHLLKHLNVEQCVMIGHSMGGYVALAFAEKFSQRLKGLGLFHSTAHADSLEKRQGRTKTLDYIDRYGVAEFVEEFVTPLFFEGRRKELKDEIKFVTDMGKATPKSTVVEAIKAMRDRKDRTKVLEKANFPILFIVGRNDSAINFVHTSAQFIIPENATVHILNNTGHMGMFEREKETLRMVKHFLEDVEVHA, encoded by the coding sequence ATGGATATTCCTCAACAAGAAGGCGAACCTTTATTGCTCAGTTATAAAGAAACTGGCAAAGGTTTACCTGTCGTGCTTTTACATGGGTTTTGCGAAACAAAAGAGATTTGGAAAAACTTTGTCCCTGTTTTGTCCAAAAACTATCGTGTCATTACGGTAGATCTGGCAGGTTTTGGGAAAAATCCGCCACTTACGCACGCGCTTACTATCGGCGATATGGCCGAAGATGTATATCATTTGCTCAAGCATCTGAACGTAGAACAATGCGTAATGATTGGCCATTCGATGGGCGGTTATGTGGCATTGGCTTTTGCAGAGAAGTTTTCTCAACGCCTCAAAGGATTGGGTTTATTTCATTCCACAGCGCACGCCGACAGCCTCGAAAAACGCCAAGGCCGCACCAAAACGCTGGATTATATAGACCGCTACGGAGTAGCCGAATTTGTGGAAGAGTTCGTAACGCCTTTGTTTTTTGAAGGCCGCCGCAAAGAACTCAAAGACGAAATCAAGTTTGTAACAGATATGGGCAAGGCTACGCCAAAATCGACAGTAGTAGAAGCAATTAAGGCTATGCGCGACCGCAAAGACCGCACAAAGGTTCTGGAAAAAGCTAATTTCCCGATTTTGTTCATTGTTGGCCGCAACGACTCGGCTATCAATTTTGTGCATACCAGCGCACAATTTATTATCCCCGAAAATGCCACGGTGCATATTTTGAACAATACAGGACACATGGGAATGTTTGAGCGCGAAAAAGAGACATTGCGCATGGTCAAGCACTTTTTGGAAGATGTAGAGGTGCACGCGTAA
- a CDS encoding T9SS type A sorting domain-containing protein: MQKLKLFTFVAILMAAFSASGQVPYFEWARKISCDTCQTGNNTIIYYGKITYKDNVGNMYIVGSLSDSIDFTDPVFPSHDDVGAYIAKYDVNGNKLWEQMFYSGSSITDISHFKVDDQGNIYIGGRFWEYISLGNTTLEGGANSTFIAKLNANNGQVFWAKKLAEGYFMENISIENMVIDNQGNTYILESFADTIIYQNQVYGTTPLDSSGYMYEDNRLLIKCNAVGEVDWVKHIDFHNENEVRSGLALDAAGNIWLAGSFDDTLNVAGESLVSAGLRDMVLLKYAPDGTLLLKKRAGGTGNDNITGIGKSGNGIRVSFQVYSSTADIWGMSVTGAAYVGSEFIAELNTSATATAVNPFKRGIRDSEGNYYVLEYGQYIAKTDSLGNLLWKKSGNFANIIVNAPNDLNAIIYGGGYADGLQTQVGRIYFTKLSIGHEINGTLSRVASASSCADTSGQKLANWVVKSAEGNYALTDENGLYRMGVVKQAATTYHVQPVIPAYLENMAVQVCPTGAQAVSVAESNTPLVVSDKNFGFQIADCHKLMVGINEGRLRPCSKTQTIVWYRNVGTVAAPNAYVLVKFPAYLVPKQSALSWSLVDAATHTYRFELGSVAAGTNTYFTVQDSVLCNAPMGYTLCAQASIYPVSDCPLPSNWNGAAVSVKGSCVGNGMVRLGIYNPTANNMSDSVNYKVYYDSLLIAQKKVKLAASDSLNFQVLANGHTIRLEAEQVANHPTEQQVSVVVEGCVQAGGTVTTGFVDAFSANNTVNTATSCDQVRNSYDPNDKQVFPRGLTSENIVAPNTELEYLIRFQNTGNDTAYVVTVVDTLSEKLDIESLRLGVMSHKGKIDLQTLNGKTYLRWTFANIMLPDSGANQLGSNGFVQFYIKPLSSNALGTKVRNKAAIYFDYNAPVITNETVTTFDNIVYSNPSLGGNVITGSKQNVVNGSWLLWPNPAKGEFHVSLSERSEVTVTDVTGKVYYTQKQEAGANTVRLSDYASGLYFVKVSDSKGVSMKKIVLE, encoded by the coding sequence ATGCAAAAGCTAAAACTCTTTACTTTCGTGGCTATACTGATGGCTGCGTTTTCGGCCTCAGGGCAAGTGCCATATTTTGAATGGGCGCGGAAAATTAGTTGTGATACCTGCCAAACAGGAAATAACACCATTATTTATTACGGTAAAATTACCTATAAAGATAATGTCGGTAATATGTATATTGTAGGTAGTTTATCTGATAGTATTGATTTTACAGATCCAGTCTTTCCATCTCATGATGATGTGGGAGCTTATATTGCTAAATATGATGTGAATGGCAATAAACTATGGGAACAGATGTTTTATTCAGGTTCGAGTATTACTGATATTTCCCACTTTAAAGTAGATGACCAAGGTAATATTTATATCGGGGGGCGTTTTTGGGAGTATATATCATTGGGTAATACTACATTAGAAGGAGGTGCTAATTCAACCTTTATCGCTAAACTGAATGCTAATAATGGCCAAGTCTTTTGGGCTAAGAAATTAGCTGAAGGGTATTTTATGGAGAATATTTCTATCGAAAATATGGTGATTGATAATCAAGGTAATACCTATATTCTTGAGTCGTTTGCCGATACAATTATTTATCAAAATCAAGTTTATGGTACAACTCCGCTTGATTCTTCAGGTTATATGTATGAAGACAATCGCTTGTTGATTAAATGTAATGCAGTAGGTGAGGTGGATTGGGTAAAACATATTGATTTTCATAATGAGAATGAGGTTCGTTCTGGTTTAGCATTAGATGCAGCAGGTAATATTTGGTTGGCAGGCTCATTTGATGATACATTGAATGTAGCGGGGGAAAGTTTGGTGAGTGCAGGACTAAGGGATATGGTTTTGTTGAAATATGCGCCTGATGGAACACTTTTGCTGAAGAAAAGAGCAGGAGGCACAGGGAACGATAATATAACGGGGATAGGAAAAAGTGGTAACGGAATTAGAGTAAGTTTTCAGGTATATTCCAGTACAGCGGATATTTGGGGTATGAGTGTTACGGGTGCAGCTTATGTAGGTTCTGAGTTTATTGCAGAATTAAATACTTCAGCCACAGCCACAGCTGTCAATCCTTTTAAAAGAGGGATTCGTGATTCGGAAGGTAATTACTATGTGTTAGAGTATGGCCAATATATAGCCAAAACAGATAGCTTAGGTAACTTACTTTGGAAAAAGAGCGGGAATTTTGCAAATATAATTGTTAATGCACCTAACGATCTAAATGCTATTATATATGGTGGCGGTTATGCGGATGGTTTGCAGACCCAAGTTGGCAGGATATATTTTACAAAATTAAGCATTGGCCATGAGATAAATGGCACGTTGAGTAGAGTTGCTTCTGCGTCAAGTTGTGCGGATACAAGTGGCCAAAAATTAGCTAATTGGGTAGTAAAGTCCGCAGAAGGCAATTACGCACTCACTGACGAAAATGGTCTTTATCGAATGGGTGTAGTCAAACAAGCGGCTACGACGTATCATGTACAACCCGTAATCCCTGCGTATTTAGAAAACATGGCGGTTCAGGTATGTCCGACAGGAGCGCAGGCCGTTAGTGTGGCGGAAAGCAATACACCGTTGGTGGTTTCAGATAAAAACTTTGGTTTTCAGATAGCCGATTGTCATAAGCTAATGGTTGGTATTAACGAAGGTCGTTTAAGACCTTGCTCTAAAACTCAAACAATTGTTTGGTATCGTAATGTGGGAACAGTTGCCGCACCGAATGCTTATGTTTTGGTAAAATTCCCAGCGTATTTAGTTCCGAAGCAAAGTGCCTTGTCATGGAGCTTGGTAGATGCCGCTACGCATACCTATCGTTTTGAGTTGGGCAGTGTTGCCGCAGGTACTAATACCTATTTTACGGTTCAAGATTCGGTTTTGTGTAATGCACCGATGGGTTATACGTTGTGTGCGCAAGCGAGTATTTATCCAGTGTCGGATTGTCCGTTGCCGAGCAACTGGAACGGCGCGGCGGTAAGTGTGAAAGGTTCTTGCGTAGGCAATGGCATGGTTCGTTTGGGAATTTATAACCCAACAGCCAACAATATGAGCGATTCGGTGAATTATAAAGTGTATTACGATTCGTTGCTGATAGCGCAGAAAAAAGTGAAATTGGCGGCTTCCGATTCTCTTAATTTTCAAGTGTTAGCCAATGGCCATACGATTCGCTTGGAAGCCGAGCAAGTAGCCAACCACCCAACCGAGCAGCAAGTAAGCGTAGTAGTAGAAGGTTGCGTACAGGCGGGCGGCACCGTTACGACAGGTTTTGTAGATGCGTTTTCGGCGAATAATACGGTGAATACAGCGACGAGTTGCGACCAAGTGCGCAATAGCTATGACCCCAACGACAAACAAGTATTTCCGCGTGGTTTGACATCTGAAAACATTGTAGCACCGAACACGGAATTAGAATACCTAATTCGTTTCCAAAATACAGGCAACGACACGGCGTATGTGGTAACGGTTGTAGATACTTTGTCGGAGAAATTGGATATAGAAAGCTTGCGTTTGGGCGTGATGTCGCATAAAGGCAAAATTGATTTACAGACGTTGAACGGTAAAACGTATTTGCGTTGGACGTTTGCCAACATCATGTTGCCAGACAGCGGCGCAAATCAGTTGGGAAGCAATGGTTTTGTACAATTCTATATCAAACCCTTGTCGAGCAATGCTTTAGGAACAAAAGTGCGCAACAAGGCCGCTATTTATTTCGACTATAACGCGCCAGTGATAACGAACGAGACGGTAACAACGTTTGACAATATCGTGTATAGCAATCCGAGTTTGGGTGGCAACGTGATAACAGGCAGCAAACAAAATGTGGTTAACGGTTCATGGTTGTTGTGGCCAAACCCAGCGAAAGGGGAGTTTCATGTGAGTTTGTCTGAGCGTTCGGAAGTAACGGTAACAGACGTAACAGGCAAGGTTTATTATACCCAAAAACAAGAGGCTGGCGCGAATACAGTTCGTTTGTCGGACTATGCTTCAGGCCTTTACTTCGTGAAAGTATCGGACAGCAAAGGTGTAAGTATGAAGAAAATCGTGTTGGAGTAA
- a CDS encoding dihydrolipoamide acetyltransferase family protein, which yields MALIQMVMPKMGESIMEGTVLSWLKKVGDKIEQDEAVLEVATDKVDTEVPATHAGFLKEILVKEGDVVPVGSPIAVIDTEANGTASAPAPTPAATVATPAAAAPVAVANHNPVAEDANRFYSPLVMSIAREEKISMQELEAIAGTGKDNRVTKKDILAYVADRTATPAVAAAPVVAAPVAAAAPVVQPTEVQPVSQPAVSYSGAADIIEMDRMRKMISQRMVDSKRISPHVTSFVEADVTNVVYWRNRVKNEFKSKEGDAITFTPIFIEAVARAIKDYPMINASVEGDKIIVKKDINIGMAVALPSGNLIVPVIRNADQLNIVGLTKRVNDLARRARENKLTPDDLSGGTFTVSNVGSFGNVMGTPIIMQPQIAILALGAIQKKPAVIETPLGDTIGIRHLMFLSHSYDHRVVDGSLGGMFVRRVADYLEAFDLNRKLF from the coding sequence ATGGCTCTTATTCAAATGGTTATGCCCAAAATGGGCGAAAGTATCATGGAAGGCACAGTGCTTTCTTGGCTCAAAAAAGTAGGCGATAAAATCGAACAAGACGAGGCAGTTTTGGAAGTGGCCACCGACAAAGTGGACACGGAAGTTCCTGCTACGCACGCTGGTTTTTTGAAAGAGATTTTGGTAAAAGAAGGAGACGTAGTGCCTGTGGGTAGCCCTATCGCTGTGATAGATACCGAAGCCAACGGAACAGCCTCTGCGCCAGCACCAACGCCAGCCGCCACTGTGGCAACTCCTGCTGCCGCTGCACCTGTTGCGGTAGCCAATCATAACCCTGTGGCCGAAGATGCTAACCGTTTTTACTCGCCTCTGGTGATGAGCATTGCTCGCGAAGAAAAAATTTCGATGCAGGAATTAGAAGCCATCGCAGGCACAGGAAAAGACAATCGCGTAACCAAAAAAGATATATTGGCTTATGTTGCTGACCGCACCGCAACTCCTGCCGTAGCCGCTGCGCCAGTGGTTGCCGCACCTGTGGCCGCTGCCGCACCTGTTGTGCAACCAACAGAAGTACAGCCAGTTAGTCAGCCTGCCGTTTCGTATAGCGGTGCTGCCGACATTATCGAAATGGACAGAATGCGCAAAATGATTTCGCAACGAATGGTGGATTCAAAACGTATTTCCCCACACGTAACCTCATTTGTGGAAGCGGACGTAACCAATGTGGTTTACTGGCGTAACCGCGTGAAAAACGAGTTCAAAAGCAAAGAAGGTGATGCCATTACGTTCACGCCAATATTTATTGAGGCGGTGGCGCGTGCCATCAAAGATTACCCGATGATAAACGCATCGGTGGAAGGCGATAAAATTATTGTGAAAAAAGACATCAATATCGGAATGGCGGTGGCTTTGCCAAGCGGAAACCTGATTGTGCCCGTGATTCGCAACGCCGACCAACTCAATATTGTTGGCCTGACCAAACGAGTAAATGATTTGGCACGCCGTGCACGCGAAAACAAACTGACTCCAGACGATTTGTCGGGTGGAACGTTCACGGTTTCTAACGTGGGTTCTTTTGGCAATGTAATGGGTACGCCGATTATCATGCAGCCGCAAATCGCGATTTTGGCTTTGGGTGCGATTCAGAAAAAACCAGCCGTAATCGAAACGCCGTTGGGCGATACGATTGGCATTCGTCACCTGATGTTCTTGTCGCATTCTTACGATCACCGCGTAGTAGATGGTTCGTTGGGCGGAATGTTCGTGCGCCGCGTGGCCGACTATTTGGAAGCCTTCGACCTGAACAGAAAATTATTCTAA
- a CDS encoding Crp/Fnr family transcriptional regulator, with product MKEILEYTNKITPLDTTASEDLISAFELMSFAKGDFILKADQACKYYYFIKSGLTKSHFFKDDKEFIMTFFKENMLFTEFSSYLTEQPSKYMILALEDTEIYSISKKQIVALCKKHHSIETLFSKLHSFTAINMMKRISEMLEENATERYKNFICENNSLLQRISLGDLANYLGITQVSLSRIRAIK from the coding sequence ATGAAAGAAATTTTAGAATATACAAATAAGATTACGCCACTTGACACCACCGCAAGCGAAGACCTTATAAGTGCATTTGAACTCATGTCTTTTGCAAAAGGAGACTTCATTTTAAAAGCAGACCAAGCATGTAAATATTACTATTTCATAAAATCAGGACTTACAAAATCTCATTTTTTTAAAGACGATAAGGAATTTATTATGACCTTTTTTAAAGAAAATATGTTGTTTACCGAATTTAGCAGTTATCTCACCGAGCAACCGTCTAAATATATGATTTTGGCTTTAGAGGATACGGAAATTTATTCTATCAGTAAAAAACAAATAGTTGCGCTTTGTAAAAAGCATCATAGTATTGAAACCTTGTTTAGTAAATTACATTCGTTTACCGCTATAAATATGATGAAACGCATTAGCGAAATGCTTGAAGAGAATGCAACAGAACGTTACAAAAACTTCATTTGTGAAAACAATAGTTTACTTCAACGAATAAGCCTTGGCGACCTTGCTAACTATTTAGGCATAACGCAAGTTTCATTGAGTAGAATTAGAGCTATAAAGTAA
- a CDS encoding DUF1569 domain-containing protein, with product MSKLILKNLDEALAELDKIAAKHNVQTVNWSAYRIFQHCAQTIAYSMTGYPAQKPKWLQWTIGKLAIFKFLRQGYMSHDLAAPVPGSPALQTEGTTAEGIALLRETIQQFKAFEKPLQPHLFFGTLSKQEYDQYFAMHLADHLSEVKY from the coding sequence ATGTCTAAACTAATTCTTAAAAATCTGGACGAGGCACTAGCTGAGTTGGATAAAATCGCAGCAAAACACAATGTTCAGACCGTCAATTGGTCGGCGTATCGTATTTTTCAGCACTGCGCCCAAACCATAGCATATTCCATGACGGGCTACCCCGCCCAGAAACCCAAGTGGCTGCAATGGACGATTGGCAAACTCGCTATTTTTAAATTCTTACGTCAGGGCTATATGAGCCACGATTTGGCCGCGCCTGTGCCAGGTTCGCCCGCTTTGCAGACAGAAGGTACAACCGCCGAAGGTATCGCACTTTTACGCGAAACGATTCAGCAGTTTAAGGCTTTTGAAAAACCCCTGCAACCACATTTGTTTTTTGGAACATTGTCCAAACAAGAATACGATCAATATTTTGCCATGCACCTAGCCGACCACCTGTCGGAAGTGAAGTATTAA
- a CDS encoding carboxymuconolactone decarboxylase family protein: MKNPALVLGVNSAIQTMMGSIYQSGISFELLEYVGLRVGQINNCELCIGEAIVKAKDNPVTRDRIEHVLSWRDSKLFNESEQAALELTEAITRLENKYESVSDELWLKVETHFGEKEKAALVLFISVMNMFTRLNVATRQLMPEWEQ, translated from the coding sequence ATGAAAAATCCAGCCTTAGTATTAGGCGTAAATTCAGCCATTCAAACAATGATGGGCTCAATATACCAAAGCGGTATATCTTTTGAACTACTTGAATATGTTGGACTACGAGTAGGACAAATAAATAATTGTGAACTGTGTATTGGTGAAGCAATTGTAAAAGCTAAAGACAATCCAGTAACAAGAGACCGAATTGAACATGTATTATCTTGGAGAGATTCTAAACTATTTAATGAATCTGAACAGGCTGCACTCGAACTAACCGAAGCAATTACCAGATTAGAGAATAAGTATGAATCTGTTTCAGACGAACTTTGGCTTAAAGTTGAAACGCATTTCGGTGAAAAAGAAAAAGCAGCTTTGGTGCTTTTCATTTCAGTAATGAATATGTTTACTCGGCTAAATGTAGCGACAAGACAATTAATGCCTGAGTGGGAGCAGTAA
- a CDS encoding Na/Pi symporter: MVRIFLLIFCLFGFLFSLQLIESLFRGHSEMFTNQFGQAFSNPLLGLCLGLLATATVQSSSTTTALIVATVASGTLQLSQAVPMVMGANVGTTITAMLVAFTHVYNKRQFRKAFAAALGHHFFNILTLILLFPMEYAFGLLSGTATHLAELFSTGSTDGQSFLSFAIKPLLAWFEQQTGGSVLIPLFTAVALLPASVFGFSAVLKGLVIGSAQQLIEDKVFGEPLIALFWGIGLTALVRSSAATTSLTVPLVAGERISLKKSLPFIMGANVGTTITALLASVSRSETAISIAITHLLFNLIGVLVLFPFPNLRQKFVWLVKRSASKLTTNRSNAFLYLLLIFFVLPVALLYFGLK, translated from the coding sequence GTGGTCAGAATCTTTTTATTAATATTTTGCCTTTTTGGTTTTTTATTTTCGTTACAGCTGATAGAATCCCTATTTCGCGGGCACAGCGAAATGTTTACCAACCAATTTGGACAAGCATTTTCCAATCCGCTATTAGGTTTGTGCTTAGGGCTTTTGGCTACCGCTACCGTACAGAGTAGCAGCACCACTACGGCTTTAATCGTGGCTACTGTGGCATCAGGCACGTTGCAACTCTCGCAAGCCGTGCCCATGGTGATGGGTGCAAACGTCGGGACAACCATTACGGCGATGCTCGTGGCTTTTACGCACGTCTATAACAAACGCCAGTTCCGCAAAGCCTTTGCCGCTGCGCTGGGGCATCATTTTTTTAATATCCTGACACTGATTTTGTTGTTTCCGATGGAATACGCCTTCGGGTTACTTTCGGGGACGGCCACACATTTGGCAGAACTTTTCTCAACGGGCAGCACTGACGGGCAATCATTCTTATCTTTTGCCATCAAACCTTTACTGGCTTGGTTCGAACAACAGACGGGCGGCTCTGTGCTAATTCCGTTATTTACGGCGGTGGCTTTGTTGCCAGCTTCGGTGTTTGGTTTTTCGGCGGTGCTGAAAGGTTTGGTGATTGGTAGCGCACAACAACTAATTGAAGATAAGGTATTTGGAGAACCCCTTATCGCCTTGTTTTGGGGCATCGGCCTGACGGCTTTGGTGCGTTCGAGTGCGGCTACTACCTCGCTTACGGTTCCGTTGGTGGCAGGCGAACGTATTTCCCTCAAAAAGTCTTTGCCTTTCATTATGGGCGCTAACGTCGGGACGACTATCACGGCTTTGCTTGCCTCTGTGTCGCGCAGCGAAACAGCCATTAGTATTGCCATTACGCACCTTTTGTTTAATCTTATCGGTGTGTTGGTACTGTTCCCGTTTCCAAATTTGCGCCAAAAATTTGTGTGGTTGGTGAAGCGTTCGGCCAGCAAACTGACCACCAATCGCAGCAACGCATTTTTGTATTTGCTACTCATTTTCTTTGTGTTGCCTGTGGCGTTGCTGTATTTCGGGCTAAAATAA
- a CDS encoding ABC transporter permease — protein MNIFKKNTILRIAFVHLVSKHRQTIVAMLGVMFGITVFIFQAGIITGLQNYMIDKIINNSPHLHIFNDPEKYPPSIVEKMSPDPNHWTVLRNQKQKDVDKRIHNSNGIIEIIERNPEIQGAAPFVGTQAIFKAGFKELPATIAGVDIDKENRLFNVHRDQIAGDVMRLKTINNGIILGKGVAEKLGAKVDDIITVSTTFAVVDMKVVGITQTGITAIDDVRAMMNLRSAQKLMNADSYYVTDINIKLKNPDHADILSTEYEKMFGYRAQTWKDANAGIFGVFKIQNLATYMVIVSILIVAGFGIFNILMMMIYEKMTDIAILKSIGFKNRDIRNLFMIEALVIGFAGGVLGLIFGYVVCRIAAMVEVKIKGLVTLDHLNINFDPMFYVAGFAFAIISTALAGYIPARKASRIDPVDIIRGK, from the coding sequence ATGAATATATTCAAAAAAAATACGATTCTGCGCATCGCCTTTGTGCATTTGGTGTCCAAACATCGCCAAACAATTGTAGCCATGCTGGGTGTAATGTTCGGCATTACCGTTTTTATCTTTCAGGCTGGTATTATTACGGGTTTACAAAACTATATGATTGACAAAATCATTAATAATTCGCCTCACCTGCACATTTTCAACGACCCCGAAAAATATCCACCCAGCATTGTCGAGAAAATGTCGCCAGACCCTAATCACTGGACAGTGCTACGCAATCAAAAGCAAAAAGATGTGGACAAACGCATTCATAATAGCAATGGTATTATTGAAATTATAGAACGTAATCCCGAAATACAAGGTGCTGCTCCTTTTGTGGGTACACAAGCCATCTTTAAGGCTGGTTTTAAAGAGCTTCCCGCCACTATTGCGGGCGTAGACATCGACAAAGAAAATCGGTTGTTTAATGTGCACCGCGACCAAATTGCGGGTGATGTCATGCGCCTAAAAACCATCAATAACGGCATTATTTTGGGCAAAGGCGTAGCCGAAAAGCTGGGCGCGAAAGTTGATGACATTATCACGGTCAGCACCACGTTTGCGGTAGTGGACATGAAAGTAGTCGGCATCACACAGACGGGTATTACGGCCATCGACGATGTGCGTGCCATGATGAATTTGCGCAGTGCCCAAAAACTCATGAATGCGGACTCTTATTATGTAACAGATATTAATATCAAACTCAAAAATCCTGACCACGCGGATATTCTTTCGACAGAATATGAAAAAATGTTTGGTTATCGTGCTCAAACGTGGAAAGATGCCAATGCAGGTATTTTTGGCGTATTTAAAATTCAAAACCTTGCGACCTACATGGTAATTGTTTCCATTCTGATTGTGGCGGGTTTCGGGATTTTCAATATCCTGATGATGATGATTTACGAAAAAATGACCGACATCGCCATTCTCAAATCAATTGGCTTCAAAAACCGCGATATTCGTAATTTGTTTATGATAGAAGCCCTCGTCATTGGGTTTGCTGGTGGCGTGTTGGGCTTAATATTTGGCTATGTAGTTTGTCGTATTGCGGCAATGGTAGAGGTAAAAATCAAAGGGCTTGTAACCCTCGACCACCTTAATATTAACTTTGATCCGATGTTTTATGTAGCAGGTTTTGCCTTTGCCATCATTTCGACAGCTTTGGCGGGTTATATTCCTGCTCGCAAGGCCTCACGCATTGACCCCGTGGATATTATTAGAGGAAAATAG